The genome window TTCAGCCGGCTgtgtcatgtggacgcgccgacagaATTGTTGTCAATACATAGAACTcttcatgggggagacagaaactacgcactatagcttgaAATGATGAACTGACTTGTCGCTGGATGATTTTCTGTCAAAtgactaatcgattaatcaactaagtgtttCAACTCTGGGTTAGATAATGGCCTGTTCAATGGCTTCTTGTTAATCTCTTTTAAACTTTTGAAGCCAAATCAAGTGCAGTATTTTTCTCAGAATAATGACCATTCTTTCTATTTTAATGTTTCGTAACATCTATTTTGTCCTATTTATCGTGTCTAGTTTCTGATGAAGACACCTAAATTGCTCttgtatagtatttcaaaataaagactACAAACAGAGTATGTCAGATATTTAACAGCTCAATGGCTGATtggtgtctgcctgtctgcatTCAGGTTCACACTCTGGAGGTTTTCCAGAAGGAGCTGAATGAGAGTGAGCACTTGGTGTTCCAGGCAGTGCACAGCCTGCAGAGGGCGTTGCAGGGAGACTACAGGGACGTGGTCAACATGAAGGAGAGCAGCAGACAAAGGCTGGAGGCCCTCAGGGAGGCAGCCATAAAGGTGAGGTCTGCacatagagctcaacagtgccACCCCTCCTCCGACAGACCTTGGGTTCCGGAAGGAAATTTCCCATTAAATTCTCCCTGTGACGTCTGGAAAAATCTGTATGTAAAGAGTTTTAGACCAGGCCTTAGGCTAGCTAGCTACGGCATGACTCGTAAACATACATCATATAATTTTGAGTgaaaattttatatatatataattttaattattattattaattcaaaTATTGTTGGGGTTAATTGATGAATTGTTAAGTccattaaatttaaaaatcgTAGAACTAACAAAATAAGTAGTTAAAGAcccatttgtcattttgttttatgtgaCAATGTCATACGAATATAATATTGATGTCAACCACACCGCCCACCCCTAGGTCAAAGGTAATAacaataaatttaatttacaatgCACTTTATATTAACGCAAATCCCAAAGTGCTATAAAACAGGTaagtgctaaaaataaaaacacatggagagcatgaaaataaaaataaaataaactaaacaaaaacaataagaaaaaggGCAAGAGTTCAATCAATCATATCATGTAGAATTGTATGTCCTATGAATAACCATATTTAGTGTGAGTTCCTGTGTATGCTGCCACATGCATTTCTGTTAACATGTCTGTTCTGTCGGGCTTTGCTCTCACCGTTCAGGAGGAACAGGAGTATGTGGAGCTGGTGGCTGCTGAGAAGCACCAGCAGGAAGCTATTAAGAGCGCTTTAGCCCAGAATAAGACTCTGTCCATGCTAGATGAGATCCTGGAGGACGTCAGGAAGGCAGCCGACCGGCTGGAAGAGGAGATTGAGGAGCACGCCtttgacaacaacaaacaggtcAGTTAACAGCGCTCAGAGACTTTTGTTGCTTAATAAGACACTTAGAGACTGAATCGTCATTACTAATGAGATTGTGGTTGCAAATACACTTTGGCGTTTGACAAAGATCAAATTGTGCCTCTTTCCATTGTTTGTGTAGATGAAAGGAGTAAATGTAGAGGCAGTGTTGAGAGTGGAGGATGACGAGGAGAACGGAGGCAAGAGGAAGAATAAGTCCAAGCAGAAGGAAGTGGAGGACGACCTGGGACTGAGCATGCTCATCGACTCTCAAAACAACCAGTACGTCCTGACCAAACCACGAGACTCAACGATGCCAAGAGCCGACCATCACTTCATCAAGGTCACTTTATTTCTCCCGCTCATGTGTGACCCCATTTAATACATTAGAAGTAGACACACtgtattcatttgttttgaatCCTCAATGATTCGTAGAAAAGTGCAGTTTCtaatatttaaatttgagtTTACCTGTACCAAAATGTTACTGCCATGTTTTTTGCAACATGCAGGACTTGGTGTCGGTGGTGATGCTGTCGCTGCCCTGTGGTTGGATATGCAGTCTGGTCGGTCTTCCTCCCATGTTTGGATATATTATCTGTGGGGTCTTGCTTGGTCCCTCTGGCCTCAACACCAtcaaggtgtgtgtgggtgtggggtgtgtgggtgggggtggggggggattgCAGTGTCAGCATGTCCGATCAGACTTGCCGAGCACCAGTCTGTGCTAGTTGTTCATGTCAGTGTCTGTTTTGCAGTCTATGGTCCAGGTGGAGACTCTGGGGGAGTTGGGTGTGTTCTTCACTCTCTTTGTGGTGGGATTGGAGTTCTCACCTGAGCGACTTCGAAAGGTAGACAACCAGGGATTGAAATTTAGGATTAAAATTGGTCAACAGCATCAGCTTTAATAAAAGTTTGTTTTGCATAACTAAGCAACTTGCAATAATGCCATGTTCAGTTCAGAAGCCAAACTGATTTTTGTAAAAGCATTTGGTTACAGAAGAAGTTAGATTGTAAGGCAGTATTTTGTGTTACATAATCGTAATACAGATGTTATGGTTGCATAgtaattttaacttttaactttatGTAACActgacgtgtgtgtttgtgtgtgtgtgtgtgtgtgNNNNNNNNNNtgtgtgtgtgtgtgtgtgtgtgtaggtgtggaAGACATCAGTCCAAGGCTCGTGCTACCTCAGTCTGTTGATGGTGGGGGCCGGTTTAGTGTGGGGACAAGTCCTGCATATTCGACCCACCCAGACTGTCTTCGTTTCCACTTGCCTCTCTCTGTCCAGCACTCCACTCGTGTCCCGCTTCCTGGCAGGTGGGAGCAGAGGGGACAAAGAAGGTATGTAGGTATGTCTGTGCACATAAATGAACATAGATATACATTCAATCAGGAgtgacatgtttgcagatatgcaaataagatgtatcgtacagctcaataaaatatacaaagttggggcggcctctagctgaCTCAATAAGagcgtttgccccatgttggctgagtcctgtagcagccagggtttgaatccgacctgggGCCCTTTGCTGCCTATTATCCACCGTCcttctccccctttcatgtctgtccactgtcactttaataaagggaaaaaataaaaaaataaaatttctaTAAAGTCTTTGGCAATTAGACTCCATCACTATAccaatattttgtatatatacacaaaatattGGTATAGCGATGGAGTTGGGGCGGGGGGGTctgagaaccatcagacccccccgaCTCCATTGCTATACCAATATTTTGTGgaatctagacactggtggtggcgACCAAGGAGCCCGAAAACCAGACCAAAGGAGGCTCCGTaacggtcagctggagtagatgactggggGTGGAATGGGAGGTGGACGGTTGCACTGTTTGCCCGCAACAACAGCTGATAgcagagggagaaacagatttaaagcagggttgtgactctgcgATTGGCCCTTGCATTTTGTGTACGATTNNNNNNNNNNttagcaggaaggtgaacgcctccaacagtcAATTCAGGTAGAGCAGTGATTTAAGAGTTAGGTCtccctgaaagaatttacactgagctacaaTTCAATCAgaagagactagttgcagatatgcaacagttatacacagcatgataaattgtacatttatttggatagcagctgaattgatttaggagagcatcgattaaaagttaggtcttcctgaaagaaagATACATGCCAGGTCTTCCTGGCATGTATTTCCCATGCAGTTATACAGTATGACATATTCTCAagcaaatattaacattaagaAAACTGCCTTGGATATTTCACTTGTATTCAGACTTGTTAATATCCAAGACAAAGGGGCTTGATTCTGACATGGAGCTGTAGGACTTCTTGTTACTTTTGATTAGGGTTTGGCGGTATCATTGTATTACGGTATACCAGGGTATTTAGAAATGATTTTCAATACCATCTAAAATACAGACGCTCCTCTATCTCCTCTTGCTAGTTGTATATTAGACACAGAACATTGTAGGCTAGACAATATCATACATGCTACAATAACTTCTATCACCAGCTGCTCAGCTTTtaagttgtaatattttttttacacacaaatactgTCATATACCCTATACCCCAGGGAAATTCTAttaatgcataaaaaaaagCCTACTGCAGAAGAAATATGAAGACAATCTAAAGTAATGTGAAAATATAATTTAGTCTCAATACAATAAATGCTGTGACACACTATAACTCCACACATTAGACATATTGTATTCAGAGCACTAAGTGATGACACAATGATCAATAATGTGAGTGTTTGGGGCAGGTGATCTAGACTACAGCAGCGTTCTCCTCGGGATGTTAGTGATGCAGGATGTTCAGCTCGGTCTCTTCGTCGCCGTCATGCCGACTCTGATCCAGGCACAGAGTGGAGACTTGGACAGGTCagttagcctttttttttctttgctagGTTTGcttgctttgctttttttttcttctttctatcCTTTCCTCAACCAAAAACACTTTCAGTATATTAAATCTGTTGTCCTCTTTGTGAAACACAGCTTCCTGTTTGGGAGTCTTCGCGTGTTCTACCTCCTGGCCCAGGTCCTGGTCTCTCTGGCTGCTGTGCTGCTTCTGTGTTTGATACTTAAAGCATTCCTGATTGGCCCATATTACAAGAAACTGCATGCTGAGAGCAAAGGCAACAAGGAGATCCTGGTGCTGGGGATGGcagcttttgtctttttcatgcTGACGGTATGCACTTAGCGTTTTATTAATTATATGTAAGTTTTCCTGCATTTCTTTACAACCATCTGACCGTTCTCATCCAGTGCAGCAATATTAAACCTCCTGTGAAGaagctttttgttgttgatttttctaACACTGACTGATACTGTAGGTGACGGAGCTTTTTGATGTTTCTATGGAGCTGGGCTGTTTCCTGGCTGGAGCTCTGCTGTCCACACAGGGTCATATTGTTACCACGGAGGTCATGGGATGCATTGAGCCGATCAGAGATTTCCTCGCCATCATCTTCTTTGCCTCTATTGGTCAGATACAACATGTCAATTTATGACAGATCCTAGCTTTATTAACATGTTACACTTTTATTACCTGTGAGATTTCACTGAATCAtctcgtgtgtttgtgtgatgctGCAGGTCTCCACGTGTTCCCAACATTTGTGCTGTATGAACTCACCATTCTGCTGGTGCTAACGCTCACACTCGTCATTATGAAGGTACAgcacttttctcttttcttattttgcTCTTCTCCAGTTCACCTTTGCCACACTCTTAGTCACTCATGTTGCCTCTTTACTCCTCGTTTTTCCTGCCAGTTCATGATGGCCGTAATGGTGCTGTCGGCCATCTTGCCTCCAGGCTCTCGACACATTCGGTGGATTGTCTCAGCCGGTCTGGCTCAGGTCAGCGAATTCTCCTTCGTCCTGAGCAGCCGTGCACGTCGTGCTGGCATCATCTCCAGAGAGGTACTCTTCAGATAGAAAAGGGCTCAGCTGGTCGTTGGTGACTCAGTCCATTTTTATATTCACTactggaatttgttttggtccAGTTGGATTACTGTTATTGTACATTATAAAAGTGCTTAGTTATAGGTGAATCCAAATGAGCTTTTCTAATTGCATACATATGCTCAAAGACTCTTGGTCCAGCctatgtaaaaacaaacacagataaCCACACATATTTTAACACGTCTTAGTTATTTCATCATAAAGTAGCCAACTAAATACAGgacttttaactttttgttacaAGTGAGCCTTGTagctttaatatttttaaatacttgAAATGTGCATGGAAACCTGTTGCCTAAAACCGTTTAAGTTTTTACACAAGGAGAAACTTAACAGGTCAAGTTGCATTAACAGGAACAGGAAGTTGATGCAGTAGACTAATCAAGTTTACATTAGTAGTCATTACTAAAAATCAATAGTAAAAATAGTTGCTTTTTCTGGAGTCATTTTGAAATGCGACAAATACAAGCCTTTACTTTCAGTACTAAACCTGCATGAGTCGTGAATCACTCGGATCTTTTACCCGAGTCTTTAAATTGACTCGCAAGTCTCTAGTATCATTAACCCTTTTCAGTTGAGTCCTACTACGATTCAATCTAACAGCGTCACACGCAAATCTCTTGCAAAATTAGCTACTACTATTCCTAGCCATCTTAGCTGCAAAAAGCTTTATACCTTACAATTTCCTAGGCAACAACAACTACACAAGTTAATTCAAGCGACCgagtgagcagagagacagtCAGAGACAGACCCAGTCCATGGCAGTCACTAGAGAACTCACAAGTCCTCAGTGACTCGTGAGTTGTCGATGACTCATGAGTTCTTGCGGGAGTCAGT of Etheostoma spectabile isolate EspeVRDwgs_2016 chromosome 1, UIUC_Espe_1.0, whole genome shotgun sequence contains these proteins:
- the tmco3 gene encoding transmembrane and coiled-coil domain-containing protein 3 — protein: MQVVCWLLCLGTAGALVVLQKDQVAQHAIKLYRSKGATHGHSWVTSNCKRLVGLLRQKNVVVRKLAAAADAVRRDRALSEPERLFQVHTLEVFQKELNESEHLVFQAVHSLQRALQGDYRDVVNMKESSRQRLEALREAAIKEEQEYVELVAAEKHQQEAIKSALAQNKTLSMLDEILEDVRKAADRLEEEIEEHAFDNNKQMKGVNVEAVLRVEDDEENGGKRKNKSKQKEVEDDLGLSMLIDSQNNQYVLTKPRDSTMPRADHHFIKDLVSVVMLSLPCGWICSLVGLPPMFGYIICGVLLGPSGLNTIKSMVQVETLGELGVFFTLFVVGLEFSPERLRKVWKTSVQGSCYLSLLMVGAGLVWGQVLHIRPTQTVFVSTCLSLSSTPLVSRFLAGGSRGDKEGDLDYSSVLLGMLVMQDVQLGLFVAVMPTLIQAQSGDLDSFLFGSLRVFYLLAQVLVSLAAVLLLCLILKAFLIGPYYKKLHAESKGNKEILVLGMAAFVFFMLTVTELFDVSMELGCFLAGALLSTQGHIVTTEVMGCIEPIRDFLAIIFFASIGLHVFPTFVLYELTILLVLTLTLVIMKFMMAVMVLSAILPPGSRHIRWIVSAGLAQVSEFSFVLSSRARRAGIISREVYLLVLSVTTLSLLLAPVLWRVTTHKGVSRAERKTVT